The DNA sequence GTTGTGGTGTAGCGTgccttatattataaaaaatctatgagAGCCATCATTTTTTCCTTTATTTGTTtgagaaaatcatcctattGCTTTTATCCTATCGCTCAAGCATCAAAGACGGGACTTATTGATGCTATAACAGCgtatccatgtttatttttgttattttccttAAGTTAATGTCACACAGTGATACGTTTGGGCCCACGAAGCCCAGGGTCTCGTATAATTGATACGacagatacggcgctagctacgcccccATATACGAGAAATGTATCGATTTTTGACCCCGACTTGTAAAACCATTTATTTCTGTGCTTGAGCTTTTCACCGAGACTCCGGCTtgaagtaggagtaggaatgggggaGTTTCTAGTAAATAGGAGTTTTGCACTCCTtttcacctcgctcaaggcgggagaagttattgaatgattttctcccctcaaaaaagcacTTCCATGGCAAAACACTAACGTTTCACATCAGCTTTCTGCGACTAAATATTATCGCTCCAAATCACAAAGAAAACTAtcaaatgataaaatatattgtaagtatttaattaatcacTTGGATTAATTTTACGTTGATTAAGATCGCATagttgttatattataataaatattttcctgaAGATAATGACCTATCTATGTATCTTATCATACATCATGGATATATAAGTCGGACGTTCCATTTTTAagttcattaaaattgaaaggTTTTGTGCTTCAAGCAACTTCAAGCAGAGAAATACTGGAATACaaggtatgttttttatgtaaatttaaaaattaaattggtaATTTTTCAATTGTCTTGAACAATGTCACTCGGTTGCCCAGCCGCCGCGCCAACTCTTCAGTCAATAttaacagtcaatatattacaACATAAACTACTTTAACGAATTTACATTTTTCGTTCAGTAGACTGCTAAGACTGTGGAAAcagcaaaattaaaaagaaattcttaTGTCAATTGTTCTATTAGTTTTACTGTTCCAGCTATCCTGTCGATCGGACTAGCTAAACGGGTGCCACGCCGCTCAGATAATATAAATCAGTCTTTGGTCAGTGTATAAAAGTGGACATGCTGTTTCAGATGAAGACCTTCATCACCATCGCATTGCTATCAGCACTAGCAGCCTGCTGTAGTGCTAGTGTCCTCCCGAGTAAGGAGGAGTTGGCCAGAGGTGTCACGGTGGTAGAAAATGCTGATGAGGCAGAGCTCCAGAAATTCCTGTCCACTCGCCAGGCGTCAAACGAAACTGAGCTTTTATTCGAGTAAGTGGGAACTAAGCTaggtataaggtgttctaaaattatctggcacggttttaatgggaggtagtgtaaTCTTGCTGTCTCTgccactgtctctgtcgcttcgtcaatgaaaacaatcgataacaatggttttcatgGTCGCAGCGACGCATAGACCGCATAGTGCGTATAACTTGTGAACCACTTTAGGCAGAATAGactcaatgtttatttaacttctttatgttctcaaattgaattaactagtCTGAGGTACGAAATTGATTCACTATTGTAATTATCAAATACAACAATgacgtggcagataattttaaaacaccttatataccgaaatgcaaaataaattatcttttatattttaccgAGTGTACGATATGTGCtcctaaatttatttttaaaactttattcataATTCACAAAATGCTAAAtacaattcaaaaatatattgatagattattatctttaataatTTCAGGTCCAACTTCTTCGTGCCAGCCATTCCGGGCGAAGCGGTAGTACACCGAATCGAGTACATTGGCGCACCAAACACTGTGGTATGATTTTGTACTCACGTTTTATATCATCGACATCAGCCTATACGCTAGTATAGCTATCACTGCTAAGCAACGCAGAGGTGTGTCTAATCACCACCTACAATCAAGGCCGATTTCAATCTTAATAATCTTAAGAAGtacatataatttggaaaaagtaACTCTGCCAAGTGGCAAAGTATACTTGACAGTTGTCGAACTCGCAGTCTTATGCACTCTGACATTATAACAAACTGTTTTTTGTAAACCCCCGACAAAGGACTTGTAAGTTATTCGGCACTGTATTTCAGTGTTTAAATTGTTTAAGAAATAAGtcctttttctttctttctagatAACCACCACTCATAGAAACCACTTTCAACCATTGCCATCTCTAGTGCACACTGCAGGCTGGCTGACCAACAATCTCGTCATGACTTTGACTTCACAAGTCGGCGGCAGTATGCTTGGTAGTGTGAAAATTTATGGCTACGTGCACGGAAACTAGTTAATAATAccgtatattatgtactaatgCCAGTAAGTCAAGCTACCCCACTCTGtcaattacattttcaactttatatccgAACAATACAGCTGACAATCTAATAAAGTCTGACAGAAAGAAGTGACTTGATCTGCTGGCTATTACAATAATGCCAGCTTGTCaagttttgtgtgtgtgttttttcaAAACTGTTTCTTTTCAAAAGTGTTTCTTCAAAACTGTCAAGATCTTAAATTTTCAATTAGTTGCCCTACATTGCTGGACTTTACTGGGCCAACTTCATTGTGTGctattttcaaacaattttggtCCATAATTTAAAGTGAATTGAGTTCAAAATTTCTTTCTCTTTACGCGTTCATCGCGTATAAACAATAATGAACTCCAATACTAATATACACACACTTTTTGCTAAGATGGGATTAGGCAGAAAACATCCAATTCTTGGAACCAAAAAGAACCATTATTTTGAAAGATTGAAGCAGCTTTATGTACTTGGCACCTGCAACAACATCCGAACTGTAATTGGCTAAACATGTCTACTTGAAGCTCATTCTgtcattataattatgcatatttttcTAGTAAATTGTTTGTAAGTCTCGATTAATTTGAAGCCACACCGGCGCTTATATCGAGACTtacatttttcttaatatttactttattattttaattgatttcgcTATAATCCTgtcaacattttttaattatatcttatattatatgtatcattaaaataacattataatgtaatagttgttttattcattatttcatagacatttgtataatttgtttttcgttcaaatattttttatgcggTCGCAAGTGCGAAAGCCGAACaagggcaaagtattgctgggctgttttccgtttttcgaaaacttttcagtagtagcacagagtcttgAATTATGCccgttatatggcaataggctcaccccctgttacatgggacttatatcacaaatggtgaaaagtgggtgtacgttgtacagtggctctacgtgccttaatgtgcacctctgccttcccctttGGGGgcaaaaggcgtgacattgtgtgtgttcaaatatttttatcataatacacaacaaacaaacaaacaagcttaAAGAAAGTATTGTGTGTATGTCACCCATGGTCAAGTGTTTCAATTGTTCAtgggtggcggcaattgcttaccatcaggtgaaccgtctgatTGTTTgctggcttattccataaaaatagaataatagcGAAAGGAGATGGATAAAAATTACTCCATGTCTTCGACGAATTTAGTccagtagaaataaaaaaaacagttaatgtagtttttaatattacattcattttattctattataacctattagtccagtcatttggtagttttacctggaaagttttgcGGGACTTTTTAAAATTGGTTAATTTATAGATTTAGGTATGTTCTTTTCGAATTCCAACTTTGCCACCTCCTAaccccgccgctcgcgccgccatatttaaaaattaatgattttatgaaaaagttattaaaaaataaattttattaaattttttctagtttaattttgtacttaaaaaatttttcgtaaaatgcgttgGAACGGAGATAGTCACAAAacaccgtttttaggcgccattttttcaatattggggcgcgagcggcggttgtacgaggtggcaaagttaaaattcaaaaagagcatacccaaatctataaattaaccaattttcaaaactcccggaaaactttccaggtaaccgcctttttatttaccaaatgactggactatatatGTAAATAAGCTCTCTGGTTCGTTATTTAAAATTACCGCGCTTTCTTTGAATATTGTCTGTGGTAAAAGAAAACTGAGAATATGTCTGAAATGTAATATAAAGAGAAAAGactattgatttatttagtggatttatttaagaaagttttaatagtttataaaaactaattgtTAGGAGCAATAGCATTTAATGTTGTTTCTCTTTTTACAGGTTAGTATTTGTTTGAGTTGTATTTTagatataagtttaatttgttaaacATGTATGGTACCTAACCTACCAAATTGTTtagtattttgattaaaataaataactctttTTACAGAGCAACAACTTGGGCTTTTGTTTCAACTAACTTATtacaaaacaacattaattataaCTGTTGTCAACAATGGAGaagttgaaattcgaatttGTTGTCAAACCGAGTGACGACccgaaaacaaacataatatgctTAACATCAATTATGGATGCCAAtaaaagtacttacttaattcCGGAGCAATTACAACCGGTGAAACTACACGATGTCTTAATAAAGTCTCAAATTTtccaaaaagtaaaaactacATTGCAAAAAAGACATGAAAAACGACAAGTATGGATTTCTATTACACCGGAGTTACATGATATCTACATAGATGGTGATGGAAATATgcaatttaaaggttatttacTGGAAGAAGTTACATCAATTGCACAAGACCAGACTTCTACGGAAACGCCAATAGAAGCTCTTtcaaaaattttggaaaattttgcTGAATCAAGAAAGGAGACTAGAcagtttaatttgaaaaaagtatctgaaatgtttgttattgaTAAGTTTACACAAAAAACGTCAAATGTCACACAGTGGATGGTTATCTTCGAAACAGAATGTACTCGTTTAGGTATAACTGatgatatttacaaaattcaagttttaaggttatttttagaTGATTCTTGTCAGGATTGGTATAGCTCTATGCTTATAAAGCATACAATGAATTCTGAATGGAGTATTTGGAAAAATAATTTTTGCGAAACATATATGAACAAAGGTTGGACACCGGTAAGGTatgctattttatttaagtataggCAAGGCTCGTTAATAGAATATGCATTAAAAAAAGAGAGACTTTTATTAGAGACTAACAAGTTTATAGATAAAACTACTTTAATAGATTTAATTGTAACGGgtttacctaattttatcgCCGATGAAATTGATAGAAATAACTTAAAGGAAACAGAACATTTATTCAATAGTATTCGTGGGTTagaacatttgaataaaaagttTGTAGGAAAAAAGGAAGTATATTCAGAAAATAGCATTAAAGAAAAGACTTTCAAGGAAAAACCATGCAAAATTtgtgaaaaagaaaagaaaggaaTTCGGTATCATTCAGAATCCGTTTGTTGGTTTAAAAATAAGGGAGGTGATCGGTATAAAAAAGAGtcaattaaaagtattaataattCTGAATTAGAAATGAGTTTAAATGAAGTAGAtccaaaaaactaataattccaccattaatcaaaattaaaattttaataaatgattcCTTAGAAACATTTGGGGTTTATGATTCAGGATCAAatgtaagtttaattaattccattggaattaaaaaattattacacttacaataacaataataatcagGCAAATTTAAAAACGATTAATGGTGTAAAAAAGTCTATAGGAATAGTAACATTAAAGATTAAGATCTTTCAAATTGAGAAAtacataaatgtttttgttgtagataaacaaaactttgaccATGATTTTTTAATTGGCTTAGATTGCATAAAATCTTTTCAACTAATTCAAAATGAAAACTTGGAAATAATACAAAACGTTAACAATGaggaaaataaaagtaatgaaaatattccTGGCTTAACAGGTAACAAAATTCAAAACTTGCAATATTTAATtgatgaaaatattgaaaaaagaaaaacacaggtaaagataattttataactgAAGATAAATGCGAGATCAATTTTAATGATCACATAGATATTTCAAATTTCAACATTTCAGTTGATCATTTAGACGTTCAACAGCGGTCAAAAATAGATGAGTTGATAAACAAATATAAGTCACTATTTGCGAAAGATAAATATGATGTAGGTTCAGTTAAGGGCTATGAGGCACATATAGATTTACTTGTAGATACATATTGTAGCAAAAGACCATATCGATGTAATTTTGaggataaaaaagaaatagaacaacaagtttcaaaattattaaaaaataaacttattgaaGAATCTTATAGTCCCTTTGCAGCTCCTGTAACACTAGCCTATAAAAAAGAAGAAGGGCGAAAATCTAGGCTATGCATAGATTTTCGGGATTTGAATAAAATAGTGGTTCCCCAATCACAACCGTTTCCACTTATAGAGGACTTAATGGTAAAAACAAGGAACTGTAAATTTTTCTCAACATTAGATATTAATTCGGCATTTTGGTCTATTCCATTAAAAGTAGAAGATAGGAAAAAAACTGCATTTGTTACTCAAGAAAATCATTTTCAATGGACCTGTTTACCGTTTGGTTTGAAAACTTCTCCTGCAATCTTTCAAAGAATATTAAGTAGTATTATTAGGAAACATAAATTATCTAATTTTACAGTAAATTTCATCgatgacattttaatattttcccgGACATTCACGGAACACATTGAACACTTAACCCTGCTATTAGAAGCAATCTCAAAAGAGGGCTTTAGATTAAAATTCTCGAAATGCAATTTTGCACAGGATTCTGTAAAATACTTAGgtcacataattaaaaataatgcaatCAGTCCACTTAAGGACAATCTAATAGCCATAAAAGATTTTCCAActccaataacaaaaaaaaatgttcgacAATTTTTAGGTAAAATTAACTTCTATGGAAAATACATACCAAATATATCAATCATATTAGAACCATTACACAATTTGTTAAGAAAAGACCAAAAATTTATTTGGACAGAAAAATGTCAAGAATCTTTTGATACAATTAAGAATATGCTTTGCTCAAGACCTATATTAGAGATCTTTGATCCAGATTTgcctatacatatttatacagacgCTAGCATACAAGGTATAGGGGCTATATTGAAACAACCACAAAAAAATGGAAAAGAGAAGCCATGTgcatatttttcgagaaaattaAATGATAGTCAAAAACGAAAAAAAGCTGTCTACTTAGAATGCTTAGCAATAAAAGAAGCAGTAAAATACTGGCAACATTGGCTCATAGGAAAAAAATTTAAAGTGTTTTCAGACCATAAACCTctagaaaaactaaatattaaggCAAGAACCGATGAAGAGCTAGGAGATCTCACTTATTACTTAtcacaatttaattttgaagtgATATATTCACCAGGAAAGGACAATTTCGAAGCAGACAGCTTAAGTAGAAACCCTGTATTAGAACCACACGTGAACCAGGATGAAGTCTTAAAAatcgtaaattttattaaactagaAGATATACAAAAAGATCAAgagaaaaatgaaattataaaacttcataaaactaaactattatTAAGAGATAAAGTATACACAAAAAGAAtaggaaaaaaagaaaaaaatatactcacGGAAGAAtttagtaaagaaataataaaaaatatacattatacatattgtCATATAGGGGTGAaacaattagaaaataaaatcaaaccaTTCTTTACAgcaaaaaacttaataaacaatattaaaaatatttgcgaTAATTGTGAAGTatgcttaaaaaataaaactagaactAAATTTAAATATGGATTGATGTCTCACTTGGGTCCTGCCACTTACCCTTTTGAAATAGTGTCTATAGATACTATTGGTGGATTTGGTGGCTCCCGCTCTACAAAAACCTATTTACACATTTTAGTAGACCATTTCACCAGATATGCCTACATTTTAACatcaaaaacacaaaattcaaATGACTTTATAAAACTAGTAAAAAAAGTTATCcctgataataaaattgaaatgatCCTATGTGATCAATACCCAGGCATAAACTCCAAAGAAttcaaaagttttttaaaaaacgagAATATAACCATTATCTTTACCGCAGTGAATGCACCTTTTTCAAACGGTTTAAATGAACGTTTAAACCAAACTATAGTTAACAAAATCagatgtaaaattaatgaaaggaAAGATAAAATGGCTTGGACGACTATAGCTCATGAATGTAtccaaaaatataatgaaactgAACACACTGTTACAGGATTCTCCCCAGTATATTTATTagaaggaaaaaatattaatatcttacCAGAtgaattaaaaacacaaaaatcaaaaaacGATTTACTACAAGATAGAAAGATAGCTCTAGAAAGAACTATAAAATCacacaattacaataaaaaaaaatttgataaAAACAGGATAAATTGTCAGTTAAAAGTGGGTGATCTAGTATATGTGGAAAATGGGAACAAGTTGAATAGGAAAAAACTAGATGAGATAAAAATAGGcccttataaaatattagaaaaattatCTAACTCAATTTATAAGATAGATACAGGGTGCAAGAAAATTGaatcaaattattttcacattacTAAAATTATACCGGTGGTAAATAATTCTCAGTAGTTTAAGGGGGAGGGGGAGATGTAAATAAGCTCTCTGGTTCGTTATTTAAAATTACCGCGCTTTCTTTGAATATTGTCTGTGGTAAAAGAAAACTGAGAATATGTCTGAAATGTAATATAAAGAGAAAAGactattgatttatttagtggatttatttaagaaagttttaatagtttataaaaactaattgtTAGGAGCAATAGCATTTAATGTTGTTTCTCTTTTTACAGGTTAGTATTTGTTTGAGTTGTATTTTagatataagtttaatttgttaaacATGTATGGTACCAAACCTACCAAATTGTTtagtattttgattaaaataaataactctttTTACAGAGCAACAACTTGGGCTTTTGTTTCAACTAACttattacatatatattataatagttattttattctatGTGTTACTCTCATGCGTGCAAAGTTCTCATAAATACAACTTAATCAAGCAATAATTATAAGGTAGTTactgttccggagctgcggacatcgtagcaggttaccggggctccggctcaaagcaggaggaacggggtgctttttagtcagtaagagtcccacctcacccaaggcgggcgtagtcattagatgatttcccccacaaaaaagttAGCTACTGTTAGtatttcatatattatatttatttaaaattctctaaattttttttttaatactgcttatcaaatacaaaataaattattatttaaaaatataaaaatagaagctCACCAATGCCGGGAGCATGGTCTACCGGTCAAGAGCTACCGATGTAGTACCatgaataatagttatttttataatatcattagaacttaaaacgggatatttaccatgttaattattttttatgagtttccgatatttcagctATAATGAAACGCACTTTTGACGGGTACAGAGCAAgtgaagtttattaaaaaaagaaatgttgagAACGATTACACAGATTATAACAATCTTACTTTAGTTCCCAGAAAAATCACTAGAGAGCGGTAAATGTTCAATGGGTTGCAATTTTGATACATAAAACAACATCGACACTGTTCCAAGCGCCGATCTCTGATTTACTAGCGCGATGTATAAAGTCATgccagtttaaaaagttattttttaataagagtCTTCTTACACTCCCTTTCCTTCAAGGCGGGGAAACCACTCACACGGCGAAACTCAAAGCGCAAAGTCATTACACATCAGCTTTCTGTGACTAAATATTATCACTCCAAATCATAGAGAAAGGTAggtaatatcaaaataaacgaTAAAATAGCACTTTGGTAGCGGTTTTTTTTCTGTTGATTAAGATCGCactgttattgttttaaaataagtaattccCCGGAGATAATGACCTATCTACGTATCTTATCACACATCAGGGATATATAAGTCGGACGTTCAATTTTTAAGTTCATTAAAATTCAAGAGACTTTGGGCTTCAAGCAACTGGCTGGCTACTGCAGCTTTCAAGAGTCAACGGAGAAATATTGGAATACAAGGTACGTTTTTATTGTgctgcttttaaaaaaaaataaaaaaataattagtaattattttattgtcagaaCATTATCTAATTGTACTTTTTCATTTCCAAGCCGAGTTTTTTAACACCTTTTGTCCAAATGCGTGCTGCACGTCACGCAATGCATGTCagcttatttgtttttaaatgtagtccCACTTTAGGGCTTTCTCCTGAGTCatagatgcgtttacaaacatacaacttcacatacacatcacacccagacccgaaacaacaatttgtggatcacacagagtcgCTACTCAGCtggccgtccgcaggcccgcaagCTGAACGGCTGCCTCAGCGTTCAGATATTAAAGTGGATAAATGTGAACAACATGCTGTTTCAGATGAAGACCTTCATCATCATCGCATTGCTGTCAGCACTAGCAGCCTGCTGTAGTGCCAGTGTCCTCCCGAGCGAGAAGGAGATGGCCGAAGGCATCACTGTGGTGGAAAATGCTGATGAGGCAGAGCTCCAGAAATTCCTGTCCACCCATCCAGAACGTCAGGCAGCGGAAAGAGTGTTTTTATTCGAGTAAGTAGGAACTAAGTTAAGGATAAACAGTATGAAGATCAGCTATGTATATggcttaaataaaactacaagtagtactcgtccacagaaacTCAAATTAATATCTCAACGAGAGCTAAAATTTGAAAAATCGGTAAtttcaatcataataaataatgaaataaatgatgtattaaattctgtgtggacagctccatgtaccttggCCACAGAAAAGCTgtaatgtatatatgtatagtttgtCAAGTAATATTACGAGCATGGGGTGCGGCTGTTGCAATGCTGTATTTGTACAGAgtgttcaaataaaatcaaagagGAAAATGCACTTTGTGACTTAATTACTGGACCTATATCGAACTGTACAATGAACTCATATGTGTTTGCTCTATGCagtatgtataaattatatctttatttaatttcaggaCCAACTTTTCCGTACCAGCCATTCCGGGAGAAACGGTAACACACCGAATCGAGTACATTGGCGGACCAGACACTGTGGTATGATTTTGTACTCACGTTTTGTAAAGAAATCCGCTTCGTATATGTATCATCATCTGCATCAGCCTATACTTGCTCACTGCTGAGCAACGCGCGGCACAGAGCTGCTAGAGTGTctaatcaccacgcttcctcaaggcggatttcaaacttattattagaatgTATTAATCCTAGTTTCCTAATAAAGTCTTTAGTGGTGTCCAAATGATCTAAGAAGCACATATAGTTTGGAAAAAGGAACCGTACCGAATGCCAAAGTGTACCGTACCAAATACCTTACACAACAATGAAACTGCACTGCatagttggcgcggtgactgggcaaccggcggTGGCGCAACTTGTAGCCAGtccccgcacggagcaactctttgtgtgatacataaattgtttttcgtCTAGATCTCATATATATGTGACactgtatatttgtaaatgcacccacgatacaggagaaaatcctaaggCTATGTATTTCTGTGTAAACAGTCTTTAAATCATTTAAGAAATAAGCCCTTTTTTCTTTCTAGTTAACCGGCACTCATAGAACCAGCTTACCACCATTGCCAGTAGAAGTGACCACTGAAGGCTGGCTGACCAACCGTCTCGTCATGACCTTGACGTCAGAAGTCGGTGGCAGCTTGGTTGGCAATGTGAAATTTTTGGGATACAAGTACGGACGTTAAAAGGCAGGCGCCAAACCCGCAACAACGTCCGAACTGTAATTGGGCGAACATGATTAATTGTCTACTTGAAGTTCATTTTCTAGTAAATTTTTGTTAGTCTACATTTTTTCTAATatgtaattgaataatttaattgattatatcataataaattttactttgcatatatttttttatttatcatatacAAAATTCTGACAGCGGCTCTACCTGCATTCCAATGGGTTTAAAATTCCTATAaccccaagtcagcttatacacTTTCTGTATAGCATAGGACATTACCCATTTTTGAACGTGCTGGACATgataaaaagatataataatctgttagtaCCCGACTCctaaagcattttttattatgacacCAAAACTGTAGAACCAATAACTTCAATTTTATACAaggtttaaacaataaacataccACTTTGTACCAGTACATTTTCGGGAacattattgtaacaataaaggGTTATAGATTAAATAGG is a window from the Spodoptera frugiperda isolate SF20-4 chromosome 10, AGI-APGP_CSIRO_Sfru_2.0, whole genome shotgun sequence genome containing:
- the LOC126911127 gene encoding uncharacterized protein LOC126911127, whose translation is MKTFITIALLSALAACCSASVLPSKEELARGVTVVENADEAELQKFLSTRQASNETELLFESNFFVPAIPGEAVVHRIEYIGAPNTVITTTHRNHFQPLPSLVHTAGWLTNNLVMTLTSQVGGSMLGSVKIYGYVHGN
- the LOC118277162 gene encoding uncharacterized protein LOC118277162 isoform X3; the protein is MKTFIIIALLSALAACCSASVLPSEKEMAEGITVVENADEAELQKFLSTHPERQAAERVFLFETNFSVPAIPGETVTHRIEYIGGPDTVLTGTHRTSLPPLPVEVTTEGWLTNRLVMTLTSEVGGSLVGNVKFLGYKYGR